In Sphingomonas psychrotolerans, the following proteins share a genomic window:
- a CDS encoding putative porin encodes MSLRTNLLAGAALLTALGSPVTAFAQTTDDIGIELLQLLVDEGVLPREKADQLLAKARDAAALRAQREAPRTAATIDVPYVPETVRAQIRDEVKQEVVAQARSEGWIAPSTLPEWTQRISINGDFRIRSELQNFSKDNFPFFPDVGAINRARGVTNSGGFPLLNSLIDRRRLNYRARINVDANITKAVQVGFRLASGNEPGAVSTNATLGNFFQKDEFWLDRAFVAVTPLKGLTFTGGRIANPFLATDMVWDADINPEGVAATARHGFGDSVAVFGTAAYFPLEERLLYNDSFMVGGQLGVEAKPADNLTFTVAGSYYNFQGIQSRKNAPDGSRLNDYTAPLFLEKGNSVFNVRTDGLTTLAGLASDFDLAIGHASLNYDHGDLRFGVTGEVVKNLALDRAEIALLRGEPGVPAGDLGWQVRFDAGHPLIRGFGDWHISAAYKRIETDAVVDIFADSDFGLGGTDVKGYAIEGAVGIYDKTSIGVNWLSTDAINRPPFSVDVLQINLVSRF; translated from the coding sequence ATGTCCCTTCGCACCAATCTGCTCGCCGGCGCGGCTTTGCTGACCGCGCTTGGTTCGCCGGTCACGGCGTTTGCCCAGACGACCGACGATATCGGCATCGAACTGCTCCAGTTGCTCGTCGACGAAGGCGTGCTGCCCCGCGAGAAAGCCGACCAGTTGCTCGCCAAGGCCCGTGACGCCGCGGCCTTGCGTGCCCAGCGCGAGGCACCGCGCACCGCAGCGACGATCGACGTGCCTTATGTGCCCGAAACGGTGCGCGCGCAGATCCGCGACGAAGTGAAGCAGGAAGTCGTCGCGCAGGCGCGCAGCGAAGGCTGGATCGCGCCCAGCACGCTTCCCGAATGGACCCAGCGGATCAGCATCAACGGCGATTTCCGGATCCGCTCGGAGCTGCAGAATTTCTCGAAGGACAATTTCCCGTTCTTCCCCGATGTCGGCGCGATCAACCGTGCACGCGGCGTCACCAATTCGGGCGGCTTCCCGCTGCTCAACTCGCTGATCGACCGCCGCCGGCTCAACTACCGCGCCCGGATCAACGTCGACGCCAACATCACCAAGGCCGTCCAGGTCGGCTTCCGCCTCGCCTCGGGCAACGAGCCCGGCGCGGTTTCGACCAACGCCACGCTCGGCAATTTCTTCCAGAAGGACGAATTCTGGCTCGACCGCGCTTTTGTCGCGGTGACCCCGCTCAAGGGCCTGACCTTCACGGGCGGGCGCATCGCCAACCCGTTCCTCGCCACCGACATGGTCTGGGACGCCGACATCAACCCCGAGGGCGTCGCCGCGACTGCGCGACACGGCTTTGGCGACAGCGTCGCGGTGTTCGGCACCGCCGCTTATTTCCCGCTCGAGGAACGGCTGCTGTACAATGACAGCTTCATGGTCGGCGGCCAGCTCGGCGTCGAGGCGAAGCCCGCCGACAACCTGACTTTCACGGTCGCCGGGTCCTATTATAATTTCCAGGGCATCCAGAGCCGCAAGAACGCGCCCGACGGGTCACGCCTCAACGATTACACCGCGCCGCTTTTCCTCGAAAAGGGCAATTCGGTGTTCAACGTCCGCACCGACGGACTGACCACGCTGGCCGGCCTGGCATCCGATTTCGATCTCGCCATCGGCCATGCCAGCCTGAACTACGATCACGGCGACCTGCGCTTCGGGGTGACCGGCGAAGTCGTCAAGAACCTCGCGCTCGACCGCGCCGAGATCGCGCTGCTGCGCGGCGAGCCTGGCGTCCCGGCCGGCGACCTTGGCTGGCAGGTCCGCTTCGATGCCGGCCACCCGCTCATCCGCGGCTTCGGCGACTGGCACATCTCGGCGGCCTATAAGCGGATCGAAACCGACGCGGTGGTCGACATCTTCGCCGATAGCGACTTCGGCCTCGGCGGCACCGATGTGAAGGGCTACGCGATCGAAGGCGCGGTCGGCATCTACGACAAGACCTCGATCGGGGTGAATTGGCTCAGCACCGACGCGATCAATCGTCCGCCTTTCTCGGTGGACGTGCTCCAGATCAACCTCGTCTCGCGTTTCTGA
- a CDS encoding TonB C-terminal domain-containing protein — protein MADALIQRRADRILPIVTGVGLLLIAAVAVYLLWPAANPAAQRERVIQEITVLQPPPPPPPPEPEEKIMEEEPEIVEPTDDPKVQEDVDTPVETPTDAPPSPNPSSEAAGLDRAADAGSDSFRLAAGKGGGLFGRGGGGGGGGGWGAFVETHVRRALQRDPRTRSANGFVRVALTIDPNGRFVGAALRSTTGDNKLDAAIRDVLSGLPPLGRGRPPKVEGLTNATINMKRTDG, from the coding sequence ATGGCCGACGCCCTCATCCAACGGCGCGCGGACCGGATCCTGCCGATCGTCACCGGCGTCGGCCTGCTCCTGATCGCTGCCGTGGCCGTCTATCTGCTCTGGCCGGCGGCCAACCCCGCCGCGCAGCGCGAGCGCGTGATCCAGGAGATCACCGTGCTGCAACCGCCGCCGCCGCCGCCGCCTCCCGAGCCGGAGGAGAAGATCATGGAGGAGGAACCCGAGATCGTCGAACCGACCGACGATCCCAAGGTCCAGGAGGATGTCGACACCCCGGTCGAGACGCCGACCGACGCACCGCCTTCGCCCAATCCGTCTTCGGAAGCGGCCGGGCTCGATCGCGCCGCGGATGCGGGGTCGGACAGCTTCCGTCTCGCCGCGGGCAAGGGCGGCGGATTGTTCGGGCGCGGCGGCGGCGGCGGCGGCGGCGGGGGCTGGGGCGCCTTTGTCGAAACCCATGTCCGCCGGGCGCTGCAACGCGATCCGCGCACCCGCAGCGCCAACGGCTTCGTCCGTGTCGCGCTGACCATCGATCCCAACGGGCGCTTCGTCGGCGCTGCGCTGCGCTCGACCACCGGGGACAACAAGCTCGATGCCGCGATCCGCGACGTGTTGTCCGGATTGCCGCCGCTGGGCCGCGGCCGGCCACCCAAGGTGGAAGGCCTGACCAACGCCACGATCAACATGAAACGCACCGACGGCTGA
- a CDS encoding ExbD/TolR family protein, translated as MQVKGKGKKKLYDDINITPMLDLAYVLLVIFIIMTTASVQGIKVNVPKASSSVSLAKPTTKAITVDSDGQVYLDTFPVTIDQLESQLRSFKAVTPDFPVVIKGDRVSQFGRITEVLDACSRVGISQLGIVTERVKPS; from the coding sequence ATGCAGGTCAAGGGCAAGGGCAAGAAGAAGCTCTACGACGATATCAACATCACGCCGATGCTCGATCTCGCGTACGTGCTGCTCGTCATCTTCATCATCATGACCACTGCCTCGGTGCAGGGCATCAAGGTCAACGTTCCCAAGGCCAGCAGCTCGGTGAGCCTGGCCAAGCCGACCACCAAGGCGATCACCGTCGACAGCGACGGGCAGGTCTATCTCGACACCTTCCCGGTGACGATCGACCAGCTCGAAAGCCAGCTGCGCTCGTTCAAGGCAGTGACGCCGGACTTTCCGGTAGTGATCAAGGGCGATCGCGTCTCGCAGTTCGGCCGGATCACCGAAGTCCTCGACGCCTGCTCGCGGGTCGGCATCTCCCAGCTCGGTATCGTCACCGAGCGCGTGAAGCCGAGCTGA
- a CDS encoding DUF2341 domain-containing protein has protein sequence MAKKNLLTAAFLLTALTPGTALAQDWWNADWSERRKITLNAPAVRGLTEEVKRAPVLVRLHSGVLDFSKVKPDGSDLRFVASDDKTPLNYHVERFDPSAEIALVWVDVPSVAPGASQNIWLYYGSAAAKAVANPAGTYDGEQSLVQHLGDNGAPTDATANANRVTAFTGKPTVEGVIGGGATLTAASQLRIAPSDSLSVAAEGRMTFSSWIKPASAGMPADAVLYTKLSAGGEAAPQRLTVGLRGSVPYVRLVGADGTPSEALSGAPLPGGSWAHLAVTAGDGKVTLYVNGGPVATFDAKLPALAGEDVIGAVGGQAGFVGDVDEIGRANTVRSASAIALAAGSQDRSASFASVAAEGEGASAGGHNYFGILVSALTPDAWAVIILLGVMGLISWFIMILKGRLLFQTAGANRRFLTSYTHATRGEGTHSGLNSSDLAASQPASSLARLFEIGQQELKPRLAEAASGRGGDRHAIAPQSIAAIRSALDAGQAREEQRLNKWMVLLTIAISGGPFMGLLGTVVGVMITFAGVAAAGDVNINAIAPGIAAALLATVAGLAVAIPALFGYNYLQSRLDEISTDNQIFVDELEKRIAETYRPSASHALAAE, from the coding sequence ATGGCTAAAAAGAATCTTCTGACGGCGGCATTCCTGCTGACTGCGCTGACGCCGGGCACGGCTCTGGCGCAGGATTGGTGGAATGCCGACTGGAGCGAGCGTCGCAAGATCACGCTCAACGCACCCGCGGTGCGCGGGCTGACCGAGGAAGTGAAGCGCGCGCCGGTGCTGGTGCGGCTGCATTCAGGGGTACTCGATTTCAGCAAGGTCAAGCCCGACGGCAGTGACCTGCGCTTCGTCGCTTCGGACGACAAGACCCCGCTCAATTATCATGTCGAGCGCTTCGATCCCTCGGCCGAGATCGCCCTGGTGTGGGTCGACGTGCCGTCGGTCGCGCCGGGCGCCAGCCAGAATATCTGGCTCTATTATGGCAGCGCGGCGGCCAAGGCCGTCGCCAATCCGGCCGGCACCTATGATGGCGAGCAGTCGCTGGTCCAGCATCTCGGCGACAATGGCGCGCCGACCGACGCCACCGCCAATGCCAACCGCGTTACTGCTTTCACCGGCAAGCCGACGGTCGAGGGCGTGATCGGCGGCGGCGCGACGCTGACCGCCGCCAGCCAGCTCCGCATCGCGCCGAGCGATTCGCTCAGCGTTGCCGCCGAGGGTCGGATGACCTTCTCGAGCTGGATCAAGCCCGCCAGTGCCGGGATGCCCGCCGATGCGGTGCTGTACACCAAGCTGAGCGCTGGTGGCGAAGCAGCGCCGCAGCGGCTGACGGTCGGGCTGCGCGGCAGCGTGCCTTATGTTCGCCTCGTCGGTGCCGACGGCACGCCCTCTGAAGCGCTTTCGGGCGCGCCGCTGCCGGGGGGCAGCTGGGCGCATCTCGCGGTCACCGCGGGCGACGGCAAGGTCACGCTCTACGTCAATGGCGGTCCGGTCGCCACGTTCGACGCAAAGCTGCCGGCGCTGGCGGGTGAAGACGTGATCGGCGCGGTGGGCGGCCAAGCCGGCTTCGTCGGCGATGTCGACGAGATCGGCCGCGCCAACACGGTGCGCTCGGCATCGGCGATCGCGCTCGCCGCGGGTTCGCAGGATCGCTCGGCGAGCTTCGCCAGCGTTGCCGCCGAAGGCGAGGGCGCCAGCGCCGGCGGGCATAATTACTTCGGCATCCTCGTCAGCGCGCTGACTCCCGATGCCTGGGCAGTGATCATCCTGCTCGGGGTGATGGGGCTGATCTCGTGGTTCATCATGATCCTCAAGGGCCGGCTGCTGTTCCAGACCGCCGGCGCCAATCGGCGCTTCCTGACCAGCTACACCCATGCCACCCGCGGCGAGGGCACGCATTCGGGGCTCAACTCTTCGGATCTCGCCGCATCGCAGCCGGCCTCGTCGCTGGCCCGCTTGTTCGAGATCGGCCAGCAGGAACTCAAGCCCCGGCTCGCCGAGGCGGCTTCCGGCCGCGGCGGTGATCGCCACGCCATCGCCCCGCAATCGATCGCGGCGATCCGCTCGGCGCTCGACGCCGGCCAGGCGCGCGAGGAACAGCGCCTCAACAAATGGATGGTGCTGCTCACCATCGCGATCTCGGGCGGGCCGTTCATGGGGCTACTCGGCACTGTGGTCGGGGTGATGATCACCTTCGCCGGTGTCGCCGCCGCCGGGGACGTCAACATCAACGCGATCGCCCCCGGTATCGCCGCGGCTTTGCTCGCCACCGTTGCTGGCCTTGCGGTCGCGATCCCTGCCTTGTTCGGCTACAATTACCTCCAGAGCCGCCTCGACGAAATCTCGACCGACAACCAGATCTTCGTCGACGAGCTCGAGAAGCGCATCGCCGAGACCTATCGCCCCAGCGCGTCGCACGCGCTGGCCGCCGAATAG
- a CDS encoding ShlB/FhaC/HecB family hemolysin secretion/activation protein — protein MTFALARSAGALALCCCTTSHAYAQQAEAAPAEAVADSGTDGRVVDIYNFRIEGNTVLPRMAVEKAVMPFLGPKRPIGDVEAARAALEKAYRGEGYETVAVELPEQEVKGGVFRFNVVETKIGRVRVTDARYFSPEDIKKSLPALAEGSVPNYKAVSREIAAANKSGDRLIMPTLRAGDTPGEVDIDLAVEDHAPYHGSFEINDRSSSRTERLRASASLRYTNLFQLGHSLSLQGQMTPTKPDQSYVLSGSYVAPIGGEGFSLLGYVVRSNSDVAAIGGIGVLGTGTIVGLRGLYSFTSGAGAAQLVHQFTAGIDYKNFEENLILGADTASTPIDYYPITAQYSLARRTDKDELDLSLGVNAGLRGLGAGDRGFGLKRFNASANWVSLRSELSYLYKYPGDWRAGIKLSGQIAGGPLISNEQFSAGGLDSVRGYYESQELGDDGATMQFQIDSPSFSDGVKWMNEMRVFGFVDAGILHVRDALQSQQSVTNLLSVGAGLRFRAFKYFNASTLLAAPLRNEAGLPMDVGDRLRAQVRFWAEF, from the coding sequence ATGACGTTCGCGCTAGCGCGGTCGGCGGGGGCTCTTGCCCTTTGCTGCTGCACGACCAGTCACGCTTATGCACAACAGGCCGAGGCGGCACCCGCCGAAGCCGTTGCCGATTCCGGCACCGACGGCCGTGTCGTCGACATCTATAATTTCCGCATCGAGGGAAACACCGTCCTGCCGCGCATGGCGGTCGAGAAAGCGGTGATGCCGTTCCTCGGCCCCAAACGCCCGATCGGCGATGTCGAGGCCGCCCGTGCCGCGCTCGAAAAGGCGTATCGCGGCGAAGGCTATGAGACCGTCGCGGTCGAACTGCCCGAGCAGGAAGTGAAGGGCGGGGTGTTCCGCTTCAACGTCGTCGAAACCAAAATCGGGCGCGTCCGCGTCACCGATGCCCGCTATTTCTCTCCGGAGGACATCAAGAAGTCGCTGCCCGCGCTCGCCGAGGGCTCGGTGCCCAATTACAAGGCGGTGTCGCGCGAGATCGCGGCGGCGAACAAGTCGGGCGACCGGCTGATCATGCCGACCTTGCGCGCGGGCGACACCCCGGGCGAAGTCGATATCGACCTCGCGGTCGAGGACCACGCGCCCTATCATGGCTCGTTCGAGATCAATGATCGCAGCAGCAGCCGCACCGAGCGCCTGCGCGCCTCGGCCTCGCTACGCTACACCAATCTGTTCCAGCTCGGCCATTCGCTGTCGCTGCAGGGGCAGATGACTCCGACCAAGCCCGATCAATCCTATGTGCTGTCGGGCTCCTATGTCGCGCCGATCGGCGGAGAGGGCTTCTCGCTGCTCGGCTATGTCGTGCGCTCGAACAGCGATGTCGCGGCGATCGGCGGGATCGGCGTGCTCGGCACCGGCACGATCGTGGGTCTGCGCGGACTGTACAGCTTCACCAGCGGCGCGGGCGCTGCGCAGCTGGTCCATCAGTTCACCGCCGGGATCGACTACAAGAATTTCGAGGAGAATCTGATCCTCGGCGCCGATACCGCGTCGACGCCGATCGATTACTATCCGATCACCGCGCAATATTCGCTGGCGCGCCGCACCGACAAGGACGAGCTAGATCTGTCGCTCGGCGTCAATGCCGGCCTGCGCGGACTGGGCGCCGGCGATCGCGGCTTCGGGCTCAAGCGCTTCAACGCCAGCGCCAATTGGGTCTCGCTGCGCTCGGAGCTTTCCTACCTCTACAAATATCCGGGCGACTGGCGCGCCGGGATCAAATTGTCGGGTCAGATCGCCGGCGGGCCGCTGATCTCGAACGAGCAATTCTCGGCGGGCGGGCTCGACAGCGTGCGCGGCTATTATGAGAGCCAGGAACTCGGCGACGATGGCGCGACGATGCAGTTCCAGATCGACAGCCCCTCCTTCTCGGACGGGGTGAAGTGGATGAACGAGATGCGCGTGTTCGGCTTCGTCGACGCCGGCATCCTCCACGTCCGCGACGCGCTGCAATCGCAGCAGAGCGTGACGAACCTGCTCAGCGTCGGTGCCGGGCTGCGCTTCCGCGCCTTCAAATATTTCAATGCGTCGACGCTGCTCGCGGCGCCGCTGCGCAACGAAGCCGGCTTGCCGATGGACGTGGGCGACCGCCTGCGCGCGCAGGTCCGCTTCTGGGCTGAATTCTAG
- a CDS encoding FecR family protein, producing the protein MSRVEAPETQHDRRQQARAEAALWVARGNASDPTISPGLDAWLGNDPLRADALGRTLGVWDELGQVLPDWKRDGPVVAPAAPVARRRVAAMASLACALLICVLSLSWYLSPTVYRTGVGERRVLALADGTRVTLNTGSELQVFRQGSERRSTLVSGEAMFDVAHDPEHPFVVEAAGRYVRALGTSFIVRNDAQRLDVTLLTGSVDVGSIANAATRPVRLTPGERYRGTGTSAPSLDRPKLDMVTAWRHGELVLDQTPLPEAVAEMNRYSSRPIVLQGPELARLRLSGVFQTSDSVSFATTVGAIYGVRVVDGPRDLRIVANGPQPR; encoded by the coding sequence GTGAGCCGGGTAGAAGCGCCCGAGACGCAGCACGACCGGCGCCAGCAGGCGCGGGCCGAAGCGGCCTTGTGGGTCGCGCGTGGGAACGCTTCGGATCCGACCATTTCGCCCGGGCTCGACGCATGGCTGGGCAACGATCCGCTGCGCGCCGACGCGCTTGGCCGGACGCTGGGCGTGTGGGACGAACTCGGCCAGGTCCTGCCCGACTGGAAGCGCGATGGGCCGGTGGTCGCGCCGGCCGCCCCGGTGGCGCGGCGCCGGGTGGCGGCGATGGCCAGCCTCGCCTGCGCGTTGCTGATCTGCGTGCTGAGCCTCAGTTGGTATTTGTCGCCGACGGTCTATCGCACGGGCGTCGGCGAACGGCGCGTCTTGGCGCTGGCGGACGGCACCCGCGTCACGCTCAACACCGGATCCGAACTGCAAGTGTTCCGACAGGGCAGCGAACGACGCTCGACACTGGTCAGCGGCGAAGCCATGTTCGACGTCGCGCACGATCCCGAACATCCGTTCGTCGTCGAGGCGGCGGGACGCTATGTCCGCGCGCTCGGGACCTCGTTCATCGTTCGCAACGACGCGCAGCGGCTCGACGTCACCTTGCTGACCGGCTCGGTCGATGTCGGCAGCATCGCCAACGCCGCAACCCGGCCGGTGCGGCTGACCCCCGGCGAACGCTATCGCGGCACTGGAACCTCGGCACCTTCGCTCGATCGGCCCAAGCTCGACATGGTCACTGCCTGGCGCCATGGCGAACTGGTACTCGATCAGACGCCGCTGCCCGAGGCCGTGGCGGAAATGAACCGATACAGCAGCCGCCCGATCGTGCTGCAGGGACCCGAACTCGCGCGGCTGCGGCTGAGCGGAGTCTTCCAGACCAGCGACAGCGTCAGCTTCGCCACCACGGTCGGTGCGATCTATGGCGTGCGCGTCGTCGACGGGCCTCGCGACCTGCGCATCGTCGCCAACGGCCCGCAGCCACGCTGA
- a CDS encoding RNA polymerase sigma factor, translating into MSREDSEDLIQEAYQRLEIYRRDKPVDHAEGFLVRTAINLSIDAVRKRRRANHADEPIESHIIVDESPLPDEVYASRRRLDRLNEGFAALDPITRQMIRAQRMEGLSVAAIAAQHRLSMSAVEKRLAKGILFLVNWMEGW; encoded by the coding sequence GTGTCGCGCGAGGATTCGGAGGATCTGATCCAGGAAGCGTATCAGCGCCTTGAGATTTACCGGCGCGACAAGCCGGTCGACCATGCGGAGGGTTTCCTCGTGCGCACCGCGATCAACCTGTCGATCGACGCCGTGCGCAAGCGGCGGCGCGCCAATCACGCCGACGAGCCGATCGAATCGCACATAATCGTCGATGAATCGCCTTTGCCTGATGAGGTTTATGCCTCGCGCAGACGTCTAGACAGGTTGAACGAAGGTTTCGCCGCACTCGATCCGATCACGCGACAAATGATCCGGGCGCAGCGCATGGAGGGGTTGAGCGTTGCGGCGATCGCTGCGCAACATCGCTTGAGCATGAGTGCCGTCGAGAAGCGACTCGCCAAGGGAATATTGTTTCTGGTGAATTGGATGGAGGGTTGGTGA
- a CDS encoding TonB-dependent receptor has product MTRTSASLLALTISLLLPAAALAQDNDGPDSASPAEAATPETSESSTIVVTGRETRTSVVLPGTEMQKILPGVSPLKAIQTLPGVLYITADPWGYNEQNAQIFIHGFAANQLGYTMDGIPLGDQSYGNYNGLSPQRAVISENVGRVVVSTGAGDLATASNSNLGGTVETYSSDPRPALGIDVAQTIGSYSTSRSFVRVDSGTFGGNNSAYIAAARQRARAWDFRGYQGGWQANAKFVHDDSIGKLTLYFDYNDMTQPNEDATVFFKPSAGGTATPVQLYTPYTKPFFYPELDTYRSSYLSALGNSPAPEGSNYRNYYSDAQRTDYLAYGRYDAHISASATLSTTAYFHHNDGAGVVAGPLGQSITTAQPYLDPAYASIPANCRFGANGNGVRPAACTALTTAQAAAAGAALVAATGGSGLITRTTEYRIDRFGVISALNLDLGAHNIEIGGWFEHNSTTQWRRWYGVNVNDPASSTPYIRPLEAAQPLFTQYQGEARVNQLQLHVQDSWQVFDPLRVQFGFKTSAQWANGWFPVQPKAGSLSGLAGGLPQGKIDTKNWFLPAIGATWDFNGHEQVYFNVQKNLRQYQAYLAGGGGPWFTGSQAAFNAFAGEGKPESSWTYEGGLRTSRSFAEDVSLNAQINYYHVVFNNRLLAISTNPGGIAGGGITGGTSILVNVGDVHTDGVDLAFTLRVGAFSLYNATSYNLSKYQSDYTSTASGIGAATGTCIGGYLVTAGVVPTCGKQLPGTPKWMNKTVATLSLGPVEAQVIGDYVGRRYATFTNDASVPSYFLTSLRLAARMPDNILPLRKAEVALNITNLADKKGISTLSIGSATNGYSAYPIAPRQWFVTLSGAY; this is encoded by the coding sequence ATGACTCGCACCTCGGCTTCGCTATTGGCCCTGACGATTTCGCTGTTGCTGCCCGCCGCCGCGCTGGCGCAGGACAATGACGGACCAGACTCCGCCTCGCCAGCGGAAGCGGCGACGCCGGAGACCAGTGAATCGTCCACGATTGTCGTCACCGGCCGCGAGACCCGCACATCCGTGGTGCTTCCGGGTACCGAGATGCAGAAGATCCTCCCAGGCGTGAGCCCGCTGAAGGCGATCCAGACGCTCCCGGGCGTGCTCTACATTACCGCCGATCCCTGGGGCTATAACGAGCAGAACGCCCAGATCTTCATTCACGGATTCGCCGCCAACCAGCTCGGCTATACGATGGACGGCATTCCGCTGGGCGATCAGAGCTACGGCAATTACAACGGCCTCTCACCGCAGCGCGCAGTGATTTCGGAGAATGTCGGGCGCGTGGTCGTGTCGACCGGAGCCGGCGATCTGGCCACGGCTTCGAACAGCAATCTAGGCGGCACCGTCGAGACCTATTCGTCGGATCCGCGGCCCGCTCTCGGCATCGATGTCGCTCAAACGATCGGCAGCTACAGCACCTCTCGCAGCTTCGTCCGGGTCGACAGCGGCACCTTCGGCGGCAACAATTCGGCCTATATCGCGGCAGCGCGGCAACGCGCCCGCGCCTGGGATTTCAGGGGCTATCAGGGCGGCTGGCAGGCCAACGCCAAGTTCGTCCACGACGATTCGATCGGCAAGCTGACGCTCTATTTCGACTATAACGACATGACCCAGCCGAACGAGGACGCGACGGTCTTCTTCAAGCCCTCCGCCGGGGGCACGGCCACGCCGGTCCAGCTCTACACGCCCTATACCAAGCCATTCTTCTATCCGGAGTTAGACACCTACCGGAGCTCGTATCTGAGCGCGCTCGGCAATTCGCCCGCGCCGGAAGGCAGCAACTACCGCAATTACTATTCGGATGCGCAGCGGACCGACTATCTCGCTTATGGCCGCTACGATGCGCATATCTCGGCCAGCGCGACCTTGTCGACCACGGCATATTTCCATCACAATGATGGTGCCGGTGTCGTCGCCGGCCCGCTCGGACAGTCGATCACGACCGCGCAGCCCTATCTCGACCCCGCATATGCGAGCATTCCGGCCAATTGCCGGTTCGGCGCCAACGGCAACGGCGTCCGCCCGGCGGCCTGCACGGCGTTGACCACGGCCCAGGCCGCAGCGGCCGGCGCTGCGCTGGTCGCGGCGACCGGCGGCTCGGGCCTGATCACCCGCACGACCGAATATCGCATCGATCGCTTCGGCGTGATCTCCGCGCTCAACCTGGATCTCGGCGCGCACAATATCGAGATCGGCGGCTGGTTCGAGCACAACAGCACGACGCAGTGGCGTCGCTGGTACGGCGTAAACGTCAACGATCCCGCGTCGAGCACACCCTATATTCGGCCGCTCGAGGCAGCGCAGCCGCTCTTCACCCAATATCAGGGCGAGGCCCGCGTCAATCAGCTGCAACTCCATGTTCAGGACAGTTGGCAGGTTTTCGATCCTCTGCGTGTCCAGTTCGGGTTCAAGACCAGCGCGCAATGGGCCAATGGCTGGTTCCCGGTGCAGCCCAAAGCAGGCTCGCTCTCCGGGCTCGCGGGCGGACTGCCCCAGGGCAAGATCGACACCAAGAACTGGTTCCTGCCCGCGATCGGAGCGACCTGGGACTTCAACGGCCATGAGCAGGTCTATTTCAACGTCCAGAAGAACCTGCGCCAATATCAGGCCTATCTGGCCGGCGGGGGCGGCCCATGGTTCACAGGCAGCCAAGCGGCGTTCAATGCCTTCGCCGGCGAGGGCAAGCCCGAGAGCAGCTGGACCTATGAAGGCGGCCTTCGCACCAGCCGCAGCTTCGCGGAAGACGTCAGCCTCAACGCGCAGATCAACTATTACCACGTCGTCTTCAATAACCGCCTGCTCGCCATCTCGACCAATCCGGGCGGCATCGCCGGCGGCGGCATCACCGGTGGCACCTCGATCCTCGTCAATGTCGGCGACGTCCATACGGACGGCGTCGACCTCGCCTTCACGCTGCGTGTCGGTGCCTTCTCGCTCTACAATGCGACGTCGTACAATCTGTCGAAATATCAGAGCGACTATACCTCGACCGCCTCGGGAATCGGCGCTGCCACAGGCACCTGCATCGGCGGCTATCTCGTCACCGCCGGCGTGGTGCCGACCTGCGGCAAGCAGCTGCCTGGCACGCCGAAATGGATGAACAAGACCGTCGCGACGCTGTCTCTCGGCCCCGTCGAAGCGCAGGTGATCGGCGATTATGTGGGCCGACGCTACGCCACCTTCACCAACGACGCGAGCGTACCTTCCTACTTCCTCACCTCACTCCGTCTCGCCGCGCGGATGCCGGACAACATCCTTCCGCTGCGCAAGGCCGAGGTCGCACTCAACATCACGAACCTGGCCGACAAAAAGGGGATATCCACGCTGTCGATCGGTTCGGCTACCAACGGCTATTCGGCCTATCCGATCGCACCTCGACAGTGGTTCGTGACACTGTCCGGAGCGTATTGA